The following proteins come from a genomic window of Triticum aestivum cultivar Chinese Spring chromosome 6A, IWGSC CS RefSeq v2.1, whole genome shotgun sequence:
- the LOC123129363 gene encoding ubiquitin-like-specific protease ESD4 has product MWRTFFPIARDQHWFTFLVCLKERAFAFLDSAYGPKSHFHKEVRDAMIENFISIWDQVVTPVMRTRIDFENFDIVYPSVPQQDNRHDCGVFSIMYLKYWTPRTPIGNMFGPADIDNIRIRLAKELYFSTFNSIDKTFVTDFFGDVKA; this is encoded by the exons ATGTGGAGAA CTTTTTTTCCTATTGCCCGGGATCAGCACTGGTTTACTTTCCTTGTTTGCTTGAAGGAGAGGGCATTCGCATTTCTTgattctgcttatgggccaaagtCTCATTTTCACAAGGAAGTTCGTGATGCAATG ATTGAAAATTTCATAAGCATCTGGGATCAGGTTGTGACTCCTGTCATGCGCACTCGTATCGACTTTGAAAATTTTGATATTGTGTACCCTAGTGTACCTCAGCAAGATAATCG CCATGATTGTGGTGTTTTCTCTATCATGTATCTGAAGTATTGGACTCCCAGGACCCCAATTGGAAATATGTTTGGTCCTGCTGATATCGACAACATAAGAATCAGATTGGCTAAGGAGTTGTATTTCAGTACATTCAACAGCATTGACAAGACTTTTGTTACAGACTTCTTTGGTGAT GTCAAGGCTTAG